TAATCGAGCTTCTTGGTTAGCCTTATGCCCATTTGTTCTTGAAAGGGCGTTGCTTCTTGCCATTACTTATTACTGTATGATAAACCTTAATAATTGGGGTTTATAGTCTATTAAAAAGTAATGCTAACTTTTGAACCAAATATAAATCTACAAACATTATTGATTCAGATTTTGACCTAGCTTGTGAGAAAAAAAAACAGCAGAACTTTAATTTTGAGAAATAAGCTCTTTTGGTATATGGTTTAAACTCAAAACATTCCAGGTATTGTCCATTACCTGGCTTTTGAATGCATCTGTAATCTTTAAGTATTTTCTAAGATCCTTTTCTTTTTTAGGAGCTCCCATATCCTGTAATGCTTTTATGTTTACTCCTAACATTATGCTATTTGTAATAAAGGTTTTTCTTGCCGTGTGGAAGGTTATTGCTTCATGTAGAGGAAGTGACTCTTCCGTGGTTTCACTACCTATCACAGTTTTTTTTATCACCCGCACATTAAAGCCGGTATTTGGCAATTGCTTTTGTGCTATGGCTTTACAGCATTCCTTTATGTAATCATTGATTTTTTGGATCGACATTCTTGGTAATGGATTTTCATCTTCTTCATATTTCTTAAGGATTTTGAGAGCAAAGTCGTTCAAAGGTATCATTTTAACATACCCAGTTTTGACTTGTGTTTTAGTTAACATCTTATTATTAATATGCTCACGCTTTAATGAAACCACATCACTGTAACGAAGCCCTGTAAAGGAAGCAAAGCAATATAGATCACGAACTTTTTGTAATCGGCTTATTTCAAATTTATAATCCATTAACACCATTAAATCATCCATACTTAGAAAAACAACCTCTTTTTCAGCTTCTTCAGATTTTAGTTTAGGATAAATATTATCGTGATAATAATTCCGGTCTTCAGACCAATGAAGAAATGTCGATAGGACTCTTGTAATCTTTGCATAATAACTAAGTTGTTTCTTCTCAGTTAAATATGTGTATTTCTTAAGTTTATCAATAAACTTTACATCCATATTCTCCCAAGTTAAAGTATAATTTGTACCATCTTGGAATCTTATCAGGAAGTTTTTAATAGTTGTATATCCTTTTATGGTATTTTTAGCTTTATCCGATTTGTTTGATTCGATAAAATCGTCAAAAACATCCATTACTGAAGTAGATTTAAGGACAGTAGATACCTCAGGAATATTCAGAAGATTTGTCAACTCAAAATCTGATGGCTTCCTTCTTTCTTTTGTAACCTTATTAAACAGTATTCTGGCCTGTGATTCAACTTCATCAATAAATGAATTCATTCTTGAGTTTTCATCATACTCTTTTGAAGTTACTGAAGAAAGCTTTAATCTCTGGTTTTTTTTATTCCAGTCACGGACTCGTACTTTTCCCAACTTCATTCTATAGGGTTTATAATCGCTGGTTATTTGAGCCAGGAGAGAAACCTTACCTTGTTTATCGAGCTTTTCTGATTTAAGATAAAATACTATTTGTGCCATATTTGAGTGTTTTATACCTCTTTACATAAACTAAAAGTAGGTGCTAATTAGGTGCTAATAATTACTCAAATGTAATAAAGTGAAATCTAATAAACAAACAAATATCTTTAATATGCTGTATATCTGATATATTAGTATAATGAAGTCAAATGAGATAAAATAGGTTCAAGTCCGGCTCCGGGTACTGAAAACAGAGTGAGAGTGAGAGTGAGAGCGAGTCAGCTCGAACTCGAGCTCTCTCTCTGTTTTCCTCGCTCCCGCTCCCACACTCACACTTTGCCCAAGTAAATGAGCGAGCACTCTTATCTCTATTCTCTCAATTTGTGAATGTTCCTGCTGATTTTAAATAGTCCCCCGGAGTCATTACAGAGAGGATTGAGTTTTTATAGTCTTTGGTATTTCTGGCATTAGTCTTTGCTACTCAGCCGGCATTAAAACAATCATCTTATTTCCTGTATATTAAATAATCTTTGTATATTTAAATGCAGGAACTTCATTTACCTAATCAACCGGGAGGACTTAAATCATGGAAAAACAAATCAAACGCATGTTAACCAGAAGAAAATTTGTTGGTACTGCGGCAGCAGTTACCGCTTTCACTATTGTCCCTAAGAATGTACTGGGGAAGCAATTCGGTTCTGTAGCTCCAAATGACAAGATCAGACTTGCTCATATCGGATGCGGTATGCAGGGTCACGCTGAGCTTGGACCTCTTATCAATTGCCCCGATCTGCAGATTGTTGCAGTATGCGACCCTGAAACAGACGGAAGGAATTATCTGAACTTCGGAAACGGGACCAGTGTACCAACTGGAACCCTGAATACAATCAGGAACCTGGTGAGTAATCCAAAATGGAGGGATGGTATTAATTATGTCCCGGGCGGACGTATGGTAATGAAAGAGGTTATCGAAACCTTTTATGCCAATCAGAGAGCTGCCGATAAGTTCCCGTCAGTAAAAGCTTACAACGACTTCAGGGAACTGCTCGAAAAAGAAGATATAGATGCAGTGAAGATAATGACACCTGATCACCTGCATGCCACAATTGCCATAGCAGCAATGAAAAAAGGCAAACATGTAATTACTCATAAGCCTCTGGCAAACAGGATGTATGAATCTGACCTGGTTATAAAAACTGCAAAAGAGACTGGCGTAGCTACCTACTTCATGCCCTTCAACAGCTACCAGTCAAGTGAACAGATTAAAAAAATGGTTGCAGATGGCGCCATTGGCACATTAAAAGAAGTTCATGAATGGTCCGCAAGACCAATGTGGACACAAAATATTGAAATGCCGAAGAATTTGCCTCCTGTACCGGCTGGTTTTGACTGGCAGATGTGGCTGGGCCCGGTTCCTGACCGTCCTTATAGCCCTGACTACACTCATACACTATTCAGAGGATGGTATGATTTCGGCGGAGGATCATTTGCTGATATGGGTCACTATACTATGTGGACAGTCTGCGATGCCTGGGACCTTGATGTTCCTGCATGGGCTGAAGGATTTGGCAGCAAGGGTTGCAGAACACAGAACTTCGCTACAGGTGCTTTTCCAAATGACTTTTCATTTCCTCTTGCCGAAACGATTCGCGTACATTATAATGCAAAAGGATCAAGAGGACCAATTGATGTATACTGGTATGACGGAGGTATGAGACCACCGGCAATTCCTGAGCTGGAGGAAGATAAAAAACTGATGGGGAATTCCGGAATTTTGTACATAGGCGACAAAGGCAAGATCCTTGATGGGAGGTTATTACCTGAAAGTAAAATGAAAACCTATATGGGTGAAAACTACACTCCGCCTGCAGCACGAGGGATGGGACAACGTCCACCACAGGCAGCTGCCGGTCAGGCAGCACCTACGGCACCAAGGATCGGGGCTTTACCACCGAAGTTTGAGGAATGGATTGCAGCCTGCAGGGGCGGGTCGAAAAATACTCCGGGAAATTTTGCTTCAGCAGAAGCGCTTTCCACAATGATAAACCTTGGTATAGTTTCAGTTCGTGCCGGAACAAGAGTTGAATTTGATCCGGTTACCAGGAAGATAACTAATAATGAAGCTGCTAACAAACTCCTTGTCAGGGAATACAGAAAGGGGTGGGAGCTGTAATATTTATACTTAAATTCTTATTCTGAATAATAATTTTTAAAGGAGATTTTATGGGACTATTTAATAAGATCCGCGGGGAATTTATCGACATTATCCAATGGCTCGACCCTACAAATAACACAATGGTTCATCGTTTTGAGAGATTTCAGAACGAAATAAAAACAGGAGCTAAACTGACAGTCAGGGAATCGCAGGTCGCAGTTTTTATAAACGAAGGTCAGCTTGCTGATATATTCACTCCGGGCCTATATACGCTTAACACCCAAAACCTTCCGATACTTACCACTCTGAAGGGATGGAAATATGGCTTTAACAGCCCGTTCGTGGCAGAGGTATATTTCGTAAATACTAAACAGTTTACAGATCTGTTATGGGGTACACCTAACCCGGTAATGCTGAGAGATCCGGAGTTTGGTCCAATCAGAATCAGAGCCAATGGAAACTATGCCATG
The nucleotide sequence above comes from Bacteroidales bacterium. Encoded proteins:
- a CDS encoding tyrosine-type recombinase/integrase, coding for MAQIVFYLKSEKLDKQGKVSLLAQITSDYKPYRMKLGKVRVRDWNKKNQRLKLSSVTSKEYDENSRMNSFIDEVESQARILFNKVTKERRKPSDFELTNLLNIPEVSTVLKSTSVMDVFDDFIESNKSDKAKNTIKGYTTIKNFLIRFQDGTNYTLTWENMDVKFIDKLKKYTYLTEKKQLSYYAKITRVLSTFLHWSEDRNYYHDNIYPKLKSEEAEKEVVFLSMDDLMVLMDYKFEISRLQKVRDLYCFASFTGLRYSDVVSLKREHINNKMLTKTQVKTGYVKMIPLNDFALKILKKYEEDENPLPRMSIQKINDYIKECCKAIAQKQLPNTGFNVRVIKKTVIGSETTEESLPLHEAITFHTARKTFITNSIMLGVNIKALQDMGAPKKEKDLRKYLKITDAFKSQVMDNTWNVLSLNHIPKELISQN
- a CDS encoding Gfo/Idh/MocA family oxidoreductase, whose translation is MLTRRKFVGTAAAVTAFTIVPKNVLGKQFGSVAPNDKIRLAHIGCGMQGHAELGPLINCPDLQIVAVCDPETDGRNYLNFGNGTSVPTGTLNTIRNLVSNPKWRDGINYVPGGRMVMKEVIETFYANQRAADKFPSVKAYNDFRELLEKEDIDAVKIMTPDHLHATIAIAAMKKGKHVITHKPLANRMYESDLVIKTAKETGVATYFMPFNSYQSSEQIKKMVADGAIGTLKEVHEWSARPMWTQNIEMPKNLPPVPAGFDWQMWLGPVPDRPYSPDYTHTLFRGWYDFGGGSFADMGHYTMWTVCDAWDLDVPAWAEGFGSKGCRTQNFATGAFPNDFSFPLAETIRVHYNAKGSRGPIDVYWYDGGMRPPAIPELEEDKKLMGNSGILYIGDKGKILDGRLLPESKMKTYMGENYTPPAARGMGQRPPQAAAGQAAPTAPRIGALPPKFEEWIAACRGGSKNTPGNFASAEALSTMINLGIVSVRAGTRVEFDPVTRKITNNEAANKLLVREYRKGWEL